The following are encoded together in the Astyanax mexicanus isolate ESR-SI-001 chromosome 8, AstMex3_surface, whole genome shotgun sequence genome:
- the zgc:101810 gene encoding actin-related protein 2-B, whose translation MDSAGRKVVVCDNGTGFVKCGFAGSNFPEHIFPALVGRPVIRSDTKVGNIVIKDLMVGEEASECRSMLEVSYPMENGMVRNWEDMLHLWDHTFGKDRLNINPQDCKVLLTEPPLNPLKNRQKIAEVMFETYKFHGIYIAIQAVLTLYAQGLLTGVVVDSGDGVTHICPVYDGFSLPHLTRRLDIAGRDITRYLIKLLLLRGYAFNHSADFETVRMLKEKLCFVGYNIEQEQKLANETTFLVESYTLPDGRTVLVGGERFGAPEALFQPHLINVEGVGVAELLFNTIQAADIDLRADFYKHIVLSGGTTMYPGLPSRLEREIKQLYLERVLHGDTDKFMKFKIRIEDPPRRKHMVFMGGAVLANIMKDKESFWLSRAEYEEKGLKVLDKLGGTTK comes from the exons ATGGACAGCGCAGGCAGAAAAGTGGTCGTGTGTGACAATGGGACAGGG TTTGTTAAGTGTGGTTTCGCTGGGTCCaattttccagaacacatcttccCAGCACTCGTGGGCCGACCTGTCATTCGCTCAGACACTAAAGTTGGGAATATCGTGATCAAG GACCTGATGGTGGGAGAGGAGGCGAGCGAGTGCCGCTCTATGCTGGAGGTCTCCTACCCCATGGAGAATGGAATGGTGCGCAATTGGGAGGACATGCTCCACCTGTGGGACCACACCTTCGGCAAGGACCGTCTGAACATCAATCCACAAGACTGTAAGGTCCTGCTGACCGAGCCGCCGCTGAACCCACTGAAGAACCGTCAGAAGATTGCAGAGGTCATGTTTGAGACGTATAAGTTCCACGGCATCTATATCGCCATCCAAGCCGTGCTGACGCTGTACGCACAGG GTCTCCTGACAGGTGTGGTGGTGGACTCAGGCGATGGAGTTACTCATATCTGTCCAGTCTATGATGGTTTCTCCCTGCCCCACCTCACTCGCAGACTGGACATCGCAGGGCGCGACATCACACGCTACCTCATCAAG ctgctgctgctgaggggcTACGCTTTCAACCACTCTGCAGACTTTGAGACAGTGCGGATGCTGAAGGAGAAGCTGTGCTTTGTGGGTTACAACATCGAGCAGGAGCAGAAACTGGCCAATGAGACAACTTTCCTGGTGGAGTCCTACACG CTGCCAGATGGACGCACAGTGCTGGTCGGGGGAGAGAGGTTTGGGGCTCCTGAGGCTCTTTTCCAGCCACACCTTATCAATGTAGAGGGGGTCGGAGTGGCTGAGCTTCTGTTTAACACCATCCAGGCTGCTGACATCGACCTCAG GGCAGATTTCTACAAGCACATCGTCCTGTCTGGGGGGACGACCATGTACCCCGGCCTTCCATCCCGACTGGAGAGAGAGATTAAGCAGCTGTACCTGGAAAGAGTGCTACATGGAGACACAGATAAGTTTATG AAGTTCAAGATCCGTATCGAGGATCCCCCTCGCCGCAAGCACATGGTGTTCATGGGCGGGGCCGTGCTCGCCAATATCATGAAAGATAAGGAGTCGTTCTGGCTGTCGAGAGCGGAGTATGAGGAGAAAGGCCTGAAGGTGCTGGATAAGCTTGGTGGAACAACAAAATGA
- the six7 gene encoding SIX homeobox 7 translates to MFPLPMFTPDQVARVCENLEETGDMERLGRFLWSLPAAVPGAAGEALNRHESVMRARALVAFHGGNFEALYQILQNHRFTRESHAKLQDLWLDAHYREAERLRGRPLGPVEKYRIRKKFPLPRTIWDGEQKTHCFKERTRSLLREWYLQDPYPNPSRKRHLAQATGLTPTQVGNWFKNRRQRDRAASAKNRLQQDPSLHPSGSSPECSSLEHHPHLHGSSPRHPGSPENSDCSSSTEPQGTRASTPDISVSSDSEYES, encoded by the exons ATGTTCCCTCTGCCAATGTTCACACCTGACCAGGTGGCTCGAGTGTGTGAAAACCTGGAGGAGACGGGAGATATGGAGCGTTTGGGACGCTTCCTGTGGTCCCTGCCGGCGGCGGTCCCCGGGGCGGCCGGAGAGGCCCTCAACCGTCACGAGTCTGTGATGCGCGCCAGGGCCCTGGTGGCCTTTCACGGGGGGAACTTCGAGGCCCTCTATCAGATCCTACAGAACCACAGATTCACACGCGAGTCTCACGCCAAGCTGCAGGACCTGTGGCTGGACGCTCACTACCGCGAGGCCGAGCGCCTGAGAGGGAGGCCCCTGGGGCCCGTGGAGAAGTACAGGATCCGCAAGAAGTTCCCACTACCCCGAACCATCTGGGACGGAGAACAGAAAACACACTGCTTTAAG GAGAGGACGCGTAGTTTGCTAAGAGAGTGGTACCTGCAGGACCCGTACCCCAACCCATCCCGCAAGCGCCACCTGGCCCAGGCCACAGGCCTCACACCCACACAGGTGGGCAACTGGTTCAAGAACAGACGGCAAAGAGACAGAGCAGCATCAGCCAAAAACAG ATTGCAACAAGACCCCTCCCTGCACCCCTCAGGCAGCTCTCCTGAATGTTCATCTTTAGAGCACCACCCCCACCTGCACGGCTCCTCCCCGCGACACCCCGGCAGCCCAGAGAACAGTGACTGCAGCTCAAGTACAGAGCCCCAGGGCACCAGGGCCTCCACGCCTGACATATCCGTCAGCAGCGACAGCGAATACGAGTCCTGA